A stretch of Astyanax mexicanus isolate ESR-SI-001 chromosome 21, AstMex3_surface, whole genome shotgun sequence DNA encodes these proteins:
- the LOC103035818 gene encoding transmembrane channel-like protein 7 isoform X2 codes for MYVVFYPSHSGAVSNPLLDQLPSYQSLLYRRKSSGTSSTKRRSLNRGRHGSTSSRSGSGRWASGRLEERPPTLRSTADQRPARELPWSMEEKRRHKEQRLQQCGDLGGWAQWRMSARHYLKRMKEDGQDLLSALQLWRADIHMIEGMFGTGIQSYFSFLRFLVLLNFVMFLLMFSFVMLPIVISTHTSFVNSTFTGGTGSECSVYPPTSRQGLVVFHQHIIDLLSGTGFLEQTYLFYGYYKVNNIHFPSFSYNLPLAYLLCTITYLLLSLLWIVKRSATGFKRKLVQDEDRFQSFCNKVFAGWDFCITNENAARLKHSSLLYELKTDLEEERIRQKMAERSRKEKCRIYCLRVALNLFVIAVLVCCFYCIYSATIFSQQKQAQDQQYYFIVELIFEYLPSIVITLANFITPIIFSIIISFEDYSPAFEIRFTLMRCVFMRLASIGVLLFSLWSQITSCSNGVCTCGYNHTLYPCWETHVGQEMYKLMIFDLLIVSSVTVFVEFPRKILVNHCECGLVKWWGQQEFAIPQNVLEIVYGQTICWIGTFYCPLMPAINTIKYFLVFYIKKVTLVNNCRPASRPFRASSSTFFFLAVLLIGLALATVPVTVSIAQIRSSDACGPFVNFTTSWEAVPRAVSQLPLGVMTFLNALSSEAFAVSFFVITCLAMFYVIALAGAHKRVITQLRDQLAMEGRDKRFLIQKLCQAQSELPSRTSRSRASHGYHGNPHSSTSGVFVVQPLTHYETQA; via the exons ATGTACGTCG TATTCTACCCGAGCCACAGCGGTGCGGTCAGTAACCCCCTGCTGGACCAGCTGCCCAGCTACCAGTCCCTGCTGTACCGCCGAAAGTCCTCGGGCACCAGCAGCACAAAACGCCGCAGCCTCAATCGCGGGCGCCATGGTTCCACCAGCAGCCGTAGCGGGAGCGGGAGGTGGGCATCCGGACGGTTGGAAGAGAGACCACCTACCCTGCGCAGCACCGCCGACCAAAGACCGGCCCGGGAACTGCCCTGGAGCATGGAGGAGAAACGCAGGCACAA ggagcaGAGGCTGCAGCAGTGTGGGGACCTGGGTGGCTGGGCTCAGTGGCGGATGAGTGCTCGGCACTATCTGAAGAGAATGAAAGAGGACGGGCAGGATCTGCTGAGCGCTCTGCAGCTTTGGAGAGCAGATATCCACATGATCGAGG gtaTGTTTGGGACAGGTATTCAGTCCTATTTCTCCTTCCTGAGGTTTCTGGTTCTGCTGAATTTTGTTATGTTCTTGCTGATGTTCAGCTTTGTGATGTTGCCCATCGTCATCTCCACCCACACCTCCTTCGTCAACTCCACCTTCACCGGCGGGACAG gaAGTGAGTGCAGTGTGTATCCTCCAACTTCTCGACAGGGACTGGTGGTGTTTCACCAGCACATCATTGACCTGCTCTCTGGAACA ggattCCTGGAGCAGACCTATCTGTTCTATGGTTACTATAAAGTGAACAACATCCACTTCCCCTCGTTCAGCTACAACCTGCCGCTGGCCTACCTGCTCTGCACCATCACCTACCTGCTGCTCAGCCTGCTTTGGATTGTCAAGAG gtcgGCTACGGGCTTTAAGAGGAAGCTGGTTCAGGATGAAGATCGTTTTCAGAGTTTCTGTAATAAGGTTTTTGCCGGCTGGGATTTCTGCATTACCAATGAGAACGCAGCTCGCCTCAAACACAGCAGCCTCCTCTACGAGCTGAAG ACAGATCTGGAGGAGGAGCGTATCCGGCAGAAGATGGCAGAACGCTCCCGTAAGGAGAAGTGTCGGATCTATTGTCTCCGGGTGGCTCTGAATCTGTTTGTTATCgctgtgctggtctgctgcttCTACTGCATCTACAGCGCCACCATCTTCTCCCAGCAGAAACAGGCCCAG gatcAGCAGTATTATTTTATAGTAGAGCTGATCTTTGAGTATCTGCCCTCCATCGTCATCACTCTCGCCAACTTCATCACCCCCATCATCTTCAGCATCATCATCAGCTTCGAGGACTATTCCCCCGCCTTCGAGATCCGCTTCACACTAATGAG gtgtgtgtttatGCGGTTGGCTAGTATCGGAGTGCTGCTGTTCTCTCTGTGGTCTCAAATCACTTCCTGCAGTAATGGAGTGTGTACCTGCGGATACAACCACACCCTCTACCCc tgctgggAGACCCACGTTGGGCAGGAGATGTATAAGCTGATGATCTTTGATCTGCTGATCGTGAGCTCCGTCACCGTGTTCGTGGAGTTTCCCCGAAA GATCCTGGTGAATCATTGTGAGTGTGGGCTGGTGAAGTGGTGGGGTCAGCAGGAGTTCGCCATCCCTCAGAACGTTCTGGAGATCGTTTATGGTCAGACCATCTGCTGGATCGGGACCTTCTACTGCCCCCTGATGCCCGCCATTAATACCATCAAATACTTCCTCGTCTTCTACATCAAAAAG GTGACCCTGGTGAATAACTGCCGTCCTGCGTCACGCCCCTTTCGAGCCAGTAGCTCCACCTTCTTTTTCCTGGCTGTGCTGCTGATtggattagcattagctacaGTGCCTGTAACCGTTAGCATTGCACA gatcCGTAGTTCTGATGCATGTGGTCCGTTTGTGAACTTCACCACGTCGTGGGAGGCGGTGCCGCGGGCCGTATCCCAGCTGCCCCTGGGGGTGATGACCTTCCTcaatgcgctttcctccgaggccTTCGCCGTGTCCTTCTTCGTCATCACCTG CCTGGCGATGTTTTATGTGATAGCGTTAGCTGGAGCTCACAAACGTGTGATCACTCAGCTGCGAGATCAGCTAGCCATG gaGGGTCGAGATAAGAGGTTTCTGATACAGAAGTTGTGTCAGGCTCAGTCGGAACTCCCATCTCGCACTTCCCGCTCTCGTGCTTCCCACGGCTACCACGGCAACCCCCACTCCAGCACATCGGGGGTGTTTGTGGTGCAGCCGCTGACCCATTACGAGACCCAGGCGTGA
- the LOC103035818 gene encoding transmembrane channel-like protein 7 isoform X1 → MDTVDGVFYPSHSGAVSNPLLDQLPSYQSLLYRRKSSGTSSTKRRSLNRGRHGSTSSRSGSGRWASGRLEERPPTLRSTADQRPARELPWSMEEKRRHKEQRLQQCGDLGGWAQWRMSARHYLKRMKEDGQDLLSALQLWRADIHMIEGMFGTGIQSYFSFLRFLVLLNFVMFLLMFSFVMLPIVISTHTSFVNSTFTGGTGSECSVYPPTSRQGLVVFHQHIIDLLSGTGFLEQTYLFYGYYKVNNIHFPSFSYNLPLAYLLCTITYLLLSLLWIVKRSATGFKRKLVQDEDRFQSFCNKVFAGWDFCITNENAARLKHSSLLYELKTDLEEERIRQKMAERSRKEKCRIYCLRVALNLFVIAVLVCCFYCIYSATIFSQQKQAQDQQYYFIVELIFEYLPSIVITLANFITPIIFSIIISFEDYSPAFEIRFTLMRCVFMRLASIGVLLFSLWSQITSCSNGVCTCGYNHTLYPCWETHVGQEMYKLMIFDLLIVSSVTVFVEFPRKILVNHCECGLVKWWGQQEFAIPQNVLEIVYGQTICWIGTFYCPLMPAINTIKYFLVFYIKKVTLVNNCRPASRPFRASSSTFFFLAVLLIGLALATVPVTVSIAQIRSSDACGPFVNFTTSWEAVPRAVSQLPLGVMTFLNALSSEAFAVSFFVITCLAMFYVIALAGAHKRVITQLRDQLAMEGRDKRFLIQKLCQAQSELPSRTSRSRASHGYHGNPHSSTSGVFVVQPLTHYETQA, encoded by the exons ATGGACACCGTGGACGGCG TATTCTACCCGAGCCACAGCGGTGCGGTCAGTAACCCCCTGCTGGACCAGCTGCCCAGCTACCAGTCCCTGCTGTACCGCCGAAAGTCCTCGGGCACCAGCAGCACAAAACGCCGCAGCCTCAATCGCGGGCGCCATGGTTCCACCAGCAGCCGTAGCGGGAGCGGGAGGTGGGCATCCGGACGGTTGGAAGAGAGACCACCTACCCTGCGCAGCACCGCCGACCAAAGACCGGCCCGGGAACTGCCCTGGAGCATGGAGGAGAAACGCAGGCACAA ggagcaGAGGCTGCAGCAGTGTGGGGACCTGGGTGGCTGGGCTCAGTGGCGGATGAGTGCTCGGCACTATCTGAAGAGAATGAAAGAGGACGGGCAGGATCTGCTGAGCGCTCTGCAGCTTTGGAGAGCAGATATCCACATGATCGAGG gtaTGTTTGGGACAGGTATTCAGTCCTATTTCTCCTTCCTGAGGTTTCTGGTTCTGCTGAATTTTGTTATGTTCTTGCTGATGTTCAGCTTTGTGATGTTGCCCATCGTCATCTCCACCCACACCTCCTTCGTCAACTCCACCTTCACCGGCGGGACAG gaAGTGAGTGCAGTGTGTATCCTCCAACTTCTCGACAGGGACTGGTGGTGTTTCACCAGCACATCATTGACCTGCTCTCTGGAACA ggattCCTGGAGCAGACCTATCTGTTCTATGGTTACTATAAAGTGAACAACATCCACTTCCCCTCGTTCAGCTACAACCTGCCGCTGGCCTACCTGCTCTGCACCATCACCTACCTGCTGCTCAGCCTGCTTTGGATTGTCAAGAG gtcgGCTACGGGCTTTAAGAGGAAGCTGGTTCAGGATGAAGATCGTTTTCAGAGTTTCTGTAATAAGGTTTTTGCCGGCTGGGATTTCTGCATTACCAATGAGAACGCAGCTCGCCTCAAACACAGCAGCCTCCTCTACGAGCTGAAG ACAGATCTGGAGGAGGAGCGTATCCGGCAGAAGATGGCAGAACGCTCCCGTAAGGAGAAGTGTCGGATCTATTGTCTCCGGGTGGCTCTGAATCTGTTTGTTATCgctgtgctggtctgctgcttCTACTGCATCTACAGCGCCACCATCTTCTCCCAGCAGAAACAGGCCCAG gatcAGCAGTATTATTTTATAGTAGAGCTGATCTTTGAGTATCTGCCCTCCATCGTCATCACTCTCGCCAACTTCATCACCCCCATCATCTTCAGCATCATCATCAGCTTCGAGGACTATTCCCCCGCCTTCGAGATCCGCTTCACACTAATGAG gtgtgtgtttatGCGGTTGGCTAGTATCGGAGTGCTGCTGTTCTCTCTGTGGTCTCAAATCACTTCCTGCAGTAATGGAGTGTGTACCTGCGGATACAACCACACCCTCTACCCc tgctgggAGACCCACGTTGGGCAGGAGATGTATAAGCTGATGATCTTTGATCTGCTGATCGTGAGCTCCGTCACCGTGTTCGTGGAGTTTCCCCGAAA GATCCTGGTGAATCATTGTGAGTGTGGGCTGGTGAAGTGGTGGGGTCAGCAGGAGTTCGCCATCCCTCAGAACGTTCTGGAGATCGTTTATGGTCAGACCATCTGCTGGATCGGGACCTTCTACTGCCCCCTGATGCCCGCCATTAATACCATCAAATACTTCCTCGTCTTCTACATCAAAAAG GTGACCCTGGTGAATAACTGCCGTCCTGCGTCACGCCCCTTTCGAGCCAGTAGCTCCACCTTCTTTTTCCTGGCTGTGCTGCTGATtggattagcattagctacaGTGCCTGTAACCGTTAGCATTGCACA gatcCGTAGTTCTGATGCATGTGGTCCGTTTGTGAACTTCACCACGTCGTGGGAGGCGGTGCCGCGGGCCGTATCCCAGCTGCCCCTGGGGGTGATGACCTTCCTcaatgcgctttcctccgaggccTTCGCCGTGTCCTTCTTCGTCATCACCTG CCTGGCGATGTTTTATGTGATAGCGTTAGCTGGAGCTCACAAACGTGTGATCACTCAGCTGCGAGATCAGCTAGCCATG gaGGGTCGAGATAAGAGGTTTCTGATACAGAAGTTGTGTCAGGCTCAGTCGGAACTCCCATCTCGCACTTCCCGCTCTCGTGCTTCCCACGGCTACCACGGCAACCCCCACTCCAGCACATCGGGGGTGTTTGTGGTGCAGCCGCTGACCCATTACGAGACCCAGGCGTGA
- the LOC103035818 gene encoding transmembrane channel-like protein 7 isoform X3, which produces MDTVDGVFYPSHSGAVSNPLLDQLPSYQSLLYRRKSSGTSSTKRRSLNRGRHGSTSSRSGSGRWASGRLEERPPTLRSTADQRPARELPWSMEEKRRHKEQRLQQCGDLGGWAQWRMSARHYLKRMKEDGQDLLSALQLWRADIHMIEGMFGTGIQSYFSFLRFLVLLNFVMFLLMFSFVMLPIVISTHTSFVNSTFTGGTGSECSVYPPTSRQGLVVFHQHIIDLLSGTGFLEQTYLFYGYYKVNNIHFPSFSYNLPLAYLLCTITYLLLSLLWIVKRSATGFKRKLVQDEDRFQSFCNKVFAGWDFCITNENAARLKHSSLLYELKTDLEEERIRQKMAERSRKEKCRIYCLRVALNLFVIAVLVCCFYCIYSATIFSQQKQAQDQQYYFIVELIFEYLPSIVITLANFITPIIFSIIISFEDYSPAFEIRFTLMRILVNHCECGLVKWWGQQEFAIPQNVLEIVYGQTICWIGTFYCPLMPAINTIKYFLVFYIKKVTLVNNCRPASRPFRASSSTFFFLAVLLIGLALATVPVTVSIAQIRSSDACGPFVNFTTSWEAVPRAVSQLPLGVMTFLNALSSEAFAVSFFVITCLAMFYVIALAGAHKRVITQLRDQLAMEGRDKRFLIQKLCQAQSELPSRTSRSRASHGYHGNPHSSTSGVFVVQPLTHYETQA; this is translated from the exons ATGGACACCGTGGACGGCG TATTCTACCCGAGCCACAGCGGTGCGGTCAGTAACCCCCTGCTGGACCAGCTGCCCAGCTACCAGTCCCTGCTGTACCGCCGAAAGTCCTCGGGCACCAGCAGCACAAAACGCCGCAGCCTCAATCGCGGGCGCCATGGTTCCACCAGCAGCCGTAGCGGGAGCGGGAGGTGGGCATCCGGACGGTTGGAAGAGAGACCACCTACCCTGCGCAGCACCGCCGACCAAAGACCGGCCCGGGAACTGCCCTGGAGCATGGAGGAGAAACGCAGGCACAA ggagcaGAGGCTGCAGCAGTGTGGGGACCTGGGTGGCTGGGCTCAGTGGCGGATGAGTGCTCGGCACTATCTGAAGAGAATGAAAGAGGACGGGCAGGATCTGCTGAGCGCTCTGCAGCTTTGGAGAGCAGATATCCACATGATCGAGG gtaTGTTTGGGACAGGTATTCAGTCCTATTTCTCCTTCCTGAGGTTTCTGGTTCTGCTGAATTTTGTTATGTTCTTGCTGATGTTCAGCTTTGTGATGTTGCCCATCGTCATCTCCACCCACACCTCCTTCGTCAACTCCACCTTCACCGGCGGGACAG gaAGTGAGTGCAGTGTGTATCCTCCAACTTCTCGACAGGGACTGGTGGTGTTTCACCAGCACATCATTGACCTGCTCTCTGGAACA ggattCCTGGAGCAGACCTATCTGTTCTATGGTTACTATAAAGTGAACAACATCCACTTCCCCTCGTTCAGCTACAACCTGCCGCTGGCCTACCTGCTCTGCACCATCACCTACCTGCTGCTCAGCCTGCTTTGGATTGTCAAGAG gtcgGCTACGGGCTTTAAGAGGAAGCTGGTTCAGGATGAAGATCGTTTTCAGAGTTTCTGTAATAAGGTTTTTGCCGGCTGGGATTTCTGCATTACCAATGAGAACGCAGCTCGCCTCAAACACAGCAGCCTCCTCTACGAGCTGAAG ACAGATCTGGAGGAGGAGCGTATCCGGCAGAAGATGGCAGAACGCTCCCGTAAGGAGAAGTGTCGGATCTATTGTCTCCGGGTGGCTCTGAATCTGTTTGTTATCgctgtgctggtctgctgcttCTACTGCATCTACAGCGCCACCATCTTCTCCCAGCAGAAACAGGCCCAG gatcAGCAGTATTATTTTATAGTAGAGCTGATCTTTGAGTATCTGCCCTCCATCGTCATCACTCTCGCCAACTTCATCACCCCCATCATCTTCAGCATCATCATCAGCTTCGAGGACTATTCCCCCGCCTTCGAGATCCGCTTCACACTAATGAG GATCCTGGTGAATCATTGTGAGTGTGGGCTGGTGAAGTGGTGGGGTCAGCAGGAGTTCGCCATCCCTCAGAACGTTCTGGAGATCGTTTATGGTCAGACCATCTGCTGGATCGGGACCTTCTACTGCCCCCTGATGCCCGCCATTAATACCATCAAATACTTCCTCGTCTTCTACATCAAAAAG GTGACCCTGGTGAATAACTGCCGTCCTGCGTCACGCCCCTTTCGAGCCAGTAGCTCCACCTTCTTTTTCCTGGCTGTGCTGCTGATtggattagcattagctacaGTGCCTGTAACCGTTAGCATTGCACA gatcCGTAGTTCTGATGCATGTGGTCCGTTTGTGAACTTCACCACGTCGTGGGAGGCGGTGCCGCGGGCCGTATCCCAGCTGCCCCTGGGGGTGATGACCTTCCTcaatgcgctttcctccgaggccTTCGCCGTGTCCTTCTTCGTCATCACCTG CCTGGCGATGTTTTATGTGATAGCGTTAGCTGGAGCTCACAAACGTGTGATCACTCAGCTGCGAGATCAGCTAGCCATG gaGGGTCGAGATAAGAGGTTTCTGATACAGAAGTTGTGTCAGGCTCAGTCGGAACTCCCATCTCGCACTTCCCGCTCTCGTGCTTCCCACGGCTACCACGGCAACCCCCACTCCAGCACATCGGGGGTGTTTGTGGTGCAGCCGCTGACCCATTACGAGACCCAGGCGTGA
- the wfikkn1 gene encoding WAP, Kazal, immunoglobulin, Kunitz and NTR domain-containing protein, producing MVVKVTGGLALLLLLLLCGGARAALAPHAGVCPNELNNNLWVDAQSTCERECEQDQDCADFEKCCTNVCGLLSCVAARFSDGSPAFPDGLSGGNISEGIVPSCEGFLCNQQGAVCEVWEGQAVCKCQDRCESEPSFTCASDGLTYFNRCYMDAEACIQGVTLTVVTCRYHLSAPHTSPLTPGTTSQATPTSSAPFAPTLLSNPQHQAVYLGGTVSFHCDVIGHPKPDVTWEKQSERQEHLVMRPDQMYGNAVITNIGQLVVYNAQGSDTGIYTCIARNSVGVLRADYPLSVILRAEHDFYEDLEADLGSMGRPFSPADCLADVERGECGETHFDWHYDTSLGSCRPFAHGGCPGGRNRFETYEECQAACQREGLGLCTLPAVQGPCRNWEARWAYNTINKQCQAFVYGGCQGNNNNFRSKVECESRCPQPKVRRCRTCRPKGRLVPSLCRSDFAIIGRLTELIEELDSGIARFSLEQVLWDQKMGLELFKARHLEVTLTKMDWTCPCPNITLQEEGPLLVMGEVQDGMAMVLPHSYVRPATDRRVQKIQEVLYKKTCEMLQRFQD from the exons ATGGTGGTGAAGGTCACGGGAGGtctcgcgctgctgctgctgctgctgctgtgcggGGGGGCTCGCGCTGCGCTCGCGCCGCATGCCGGAGTCTGTCCCAACGAGCTTAACAACAACCTGTGGGTGGACGCGCAGAGCACGTGCGAGAGGGAGTGCGAACAGGACCAG GACTGTGCCGATTTCGAGAAATGCTGTACAAATGTCTGCGGCCTGCTCAGCTGTGTGGCGGCTCGATTCTCAGATGGTTCTCCTGCTTTTCCTGATGGCCTTTCGGGCGGGAACATTTCAGAGGGGATCGTGCCCAGCTGTGAAGGTTTCCTCTGCAACCAGCAGGGGGCGGTGTGTGAGGTGTGGGAGGGGCAGGCGGTGTGTAAGTGCCAGGATCGCTGCGAGAGCGAACCAAGCTTCACCTGCGCTTCAGACGGCCTGACCTACTTCAACCGCTGCTACATGGATGCTGAGGCTTGCATCCAAGGTGTAACCCTGACTGTAGTGACCTGCAGGTATCACCTTTCTGCTCCACACACCAGCCCTCTCACCCCGGGGACCACTTCACAGGCCACTCCCACTTCCTCAGCACCTTTTGCACCCACCCTCCTCTCTAACCCTCAGCACCAAGCCGTCTATCTGGGTGGCACTGTCAGCTTTCACTGTGATGTGATTGGTCATCCCAAGCCAGACGTCACTTGGGAAAAGCAGTCAGAACGTCAGGAACACCTGGTGATGCGTCCGGACCAGATGTATGGCAATGCTGTGATCACAAACATCGGCCAGCTTGTGGTCTACAATGCCCAAGGGTCAGATACGGGCATATATACATGCATTGCTCGCAATTCTGTTGGAGTGTTGCGTGCTGATTATCCGCTTTCTGTAATCCTCCGTGCAGAACATGACTTCTATGAGGACTTGGAAGCAGATTTGGGATCTATGGGGAGGCCATTCTCACCCGCAGACTGCCTGGCCGATGTAGAACGTGGTGAATGTGGTGAAACCCATTTTGACTGGCACTATGACACTTCACTCGGATCCTGCCGGCCCTTTGCACATGGCGGCTGTCCTGGTGGGCGTAACAGGTTCGAGACGTACGAGGAGTGTCAGGCAGCTTGCCAGCGGGAAGGACTGGGATTGTGCACCCTGCCAGCTGTCCAGGGGCCCTGCAGGAACTGGGAGGCACGCTGGGCATACAACACTATCAACAAACAATGCCAGGCCTTTGTCTATGGTGGATGCCAAGGTAACAACAACAATTTCCGTTCCAAGGTTGAGTGTGAATCCAGATGCCCACAGCCCAAAGTGAGGCGATGTCGGACCTGCCGGCCAAAGGGCAGACTGGTGCCCAGTCTTTGTCGGAGTGACTTTGCCATCATTGGACGACTAACAGAGCTGATCGAGGAGCTGGACTCAGGCATCGCCCGCTTCAGCCTAGAGCAGGTCCTGTGGGACCAGAAGATGGGCCTGGAGCTGTTCAAGGCTCGACACCTGGAGGTGACACTGACAAAAATGGACTGGACCTGCCCGTGCCCCAACATCACACTGCAGGAAGAGGGCCCCCTGCTTGTCATGGGTGAAGTACAGGACGGAATGGCTATGGTTCTGCCCCATAGTTATGTCCGGCCAGCCACTGACCGCAGGGTACAAAAGATCCAAGAGGTTCTGTACAAAAAGACCTGCGAGATGCTGCAGAGATTCCAGGACTGA